The DNA window CTGGGAAATCTGTTACCTCAAACCTGAAGGAAGCGCGCGACAGAGGGCTTACCGTCAGTCTGTCTACACTCCGACGCTATTGCAAGTTCAACAATATACCTGTCAATCCGGGACATTGCAATATATCGGAGTGGTATAACCCGGCTGTCTCGGTAAGACTTAACCTACAGACAGCACGGGCATAGGGCATCAAGGTGTCACAGTCGTCCTTATACAAGCACTGCAAGGACAACGGCATTCCAACTAAAGGGATGGCAACTTAATCTTGCTCAGCTCCTCACGTAGCCTTGCCGGCATAAAGTGAGCGTAGACTTTCTCGGTTATTTCAGTAGAGGAATGACCGAGAAGCTGGCTCACCATCGTCATGTCCATACCGTTGTTAAGGCTCAGGACTGCAAAGGTGTGGCGTCCGACATGGAATGTGAGACTGAATGATAGTCCCAGTTTTTCACCAATCACATTGAGAGCTTGATTGATACCACGTGTCTTTGTGTTCCTCACACGGTACAGGGCATCTGTGTCATCAAGGTTAAAGTCATCGTCAAGCAATCCGAAAACAAAGCGATTGTATCGACCTTTCCACTGTTCAAGTATTCCCATAGCCTGGTCGCTTAGGGGTATAACATTCCTGTTTTTTGTCTTGACCTGTATCTTGTTAAGAGTCCGTTTGTCGAAGTCTATGTCAGACCATTGCAGGGTGATGATGTCAATGACACGCAAACCACAGGCATATAGGGCAAACAGGAACATCTCGATATATTCCTTTCGTCTCGCTTCCTTATCTTCCGTGTAAAACTTTATAAGACACTCCAGTTCCTTTTTGGAAAGATGCTTCACGCTTGACTCATCATTCTTCTGGAGTGATACGGTCTTGATGATTCTCATCTTCTGTATGGCGGCATTGAGAGCCACCGGAATGTATCCCATGACCATTGCCTGTTGACAGCCTTTGAGTATAGGGGTCAGGGCATGGTTTATGGTATCGTCACTGTTGTCCTTGATCTCGCGTCTCCACTTTATGTGTGACTCTATAAGCTCCGTGGAAATCTCGGAGATATAAATGCTGTCGGGTGCATACGTACCGCGTTTTTCCGATTTCAGGAACTCACGGAATATTTTCATGGCGCTCAGGCCATTGCGATATACACTCTGACCGATTTTATTTCGGTCCAGTTCGTTTTTAAGGAGGTCTGACACATAACTCACAAAATCAATACCTTTGTCCTCGCGTGTTGTCGGGTGGTCGTCAAGAAGAGCCCTCATGGTCTCTACTGTCAAACGGTCGGGGTGCTTCTCACACCAAGACGCTATCTTGGAGTCAAACTCACTGACGCTTTTGGTAAGCCGGCTGTTGATATTGCGATAGTCAGGTCCGTAGCTTGCCCTGACACCGCCACGTCCCTTGTTCTCGTTAGGATTCCAGTCCTTTTCTTTGACAGAGATCCCGGTAGAGCGTCTGACTGCCACTGATTTGACAGCATATTCAATCTGGACCACCAGAGGGCGATCATTCTTGGTTTGTCTGGTCTTGTACAACCGGAAATGTCCGGTCGGGAATGGTCTTGCTGCTTTACCCATGTTGTATGTTCCGTTTCTTTTATTTTAAGCGAATTTACAACAGTTATACGACAGTTTATCCCGATTGTTTATATTCTTTTTTTGTCGGTGCGTTAATTTTACGCCAGTTTATTATGCTGTAAAAGGGGGTAAAATGCAAGAAAAAAGAGTTGGGCTATCGCGTGGTGCGAAGCTCAACTCTTTGGTATTCTTTGGGTTAATCCTTTTACGTGGGCTTAATACTCCTCCTCATTAAACAGAAAGTCTTCTTTCTGGGGGTAGTCGGGCCAGATGTCTTCGATACATTCGTAGGTGTCGCCTTCATCTTCGATTTCCTGAAGGTTTTCGATTACTTCCATCGGTGCGCCGGAACGCATGGCGTAGTCTATGAGTTCTTCCTTGGTGGCGGGCCAGGGTGCGTCTTCGAGTTTTGATGCCAATTCGAGTGTCCAATACATGGTGGTAATGTGTTAGATAAGTGTATATTGTTGATATATTTATGTTCCCACGTTTTTTGTGGGCGCAAAGGTAGTCATTTTCTATATATATACAATCGAATTCAATAGGTGATTTGTTAAATCTTCTAAACAATCGGCTATAGAAGGCTTTTTGATAAATAATTCTTACCTTTGCACTTCCTTTTTTCAGACGGCCTACAACCGGTCGCCAAGATTTAAAACCAATCTTTAACGTATGGTTAAGTTTTTACGCCACATTAATCTCCTCTTTCTGTTCGTTCTGACGAGCCCGATATTTTCTCATGCTGCTACTGACGATATGTCATCGGTGCCACGTATCAAGGAAGGGCCTGATACGCTTGCAATAGGAGAGGTGACTATTACGTCGATAAAACAGGGTCGCTCGCTGCTCAGACAACCGGTATCTGTGACCACATTGCGACAAGACGAACTTGAGCGGTTGAACGTCAGAGGGATAAAGGGCGCATCGGATATCGTTCCCAACTTTTTCATGCCGGAATATGGCTCGCGAATGACCTCCTCGATATATGTTCGCGGCATAGGGGCAAGAATCGACCAGCCTGCTATCGGGTTGAATGTCGATAATGTGCCGTATCTCAACAAGGATGCCTACGATTTCGATATGCAGGACATCCAGCGCATTGAAGTCCTGCGCGGGCCACAATCGACACTATATGGCCGAAACACGATTGCAGGACTTATAAACGTGACAACCCTTTCGCCACTACACTATCAGGGTGTACGTGCGATGGCAGAGGGAGGGACACACGATAACTATCGTCTCGGATTGTCATATTATGGTCTTCTCGGTTCTCGGCTTGGTATGTCGGTCAGTGCATACGGCTCTTTTCGCGGAGGATATTTCAGAAACAATTATGACGGCGACAAGGCTGACCGCGAGCGTCTCGGTTCTTTACGCTGGAAGACCGCATGGCGGCCGGTCGATAATCTCTTGGTCGAAAACGTCGCATCCTATGGCCATACCCGTCAGAACGGCTATCCATATTTTTTTGAAGACA is part of the Duncaniella dubosii genome and encodes:
- a CDS encoding tyrosine-type recombinase/integrase, with the protein product MGKAARPFPTGHFRLYKTRQTKNDRPLVVQIEYAVKSVAVRRSTGISVKEKDWNPNENKGRGGVRASYGPDYRNINSRLTKSVSEFDSKIASWCEKHPDRLTVETMRALLDDHPTTREDKGIDFVSYVSDLLKNELDRNKIGQSVYRNGLSAMKIFREFLKSEKRGTYAPDSIYISEISTELIESHIKWRREIKDNSDDTINHALTPILKGCQQAMVMGYIPVALNAAIQKMRIIKTVSLQKNDESSVKHLSKKELECLIKFYTEDKEARRKEYIEMFLFALYACGLRVIDIITLQWSDIDFDKRTLNKIQVKTKNRNVIPLSDQAMGILEQWKGRYNRFVFGLLDDDFNLDDTDALYRVRNTKTRGINQALNVIGEKLGLSFSLTFHVGRHTFAVLSLNNGMDMTMVSQLLGHSSTEITEKVYAHFMPARLREELSKIKLPSL
- a CDS encoding DUF2795 domain-containing protein, encoding MYWTLELASKLEDAPWPATKEELIDYAMRSGAPMEVIENLQEIEDEGDTYECIEDIWPDYPQKEDFLFNEEEY